A window of Companilactobacillus allii genomic DNA:
TTCAATTCATCGTTGAAGAGGCTAAGGCATCAGGTATCGAAGATATCTTGATTATCACTGGTAAGAATAAGCGTTCCATCGAAGACCATTTTGATGCCGCACCTGAGCTAGAACAAAACTTGGAATCAAAGAACAAGACAGATCTACTAAAAATAGTTCAAGGAACAACTGACTTAGGTGTCAATTTGTACTATAGTAGACAAGCTCATCCAAATGGCTTGGGTGATGCTGTTGAACAAGCACAATCATTTATTTCAGGTGAACCATTCGTTGTCATGCTGGGTGATGATCTGATGACTGACAAGATCCCATTGACTAAGCAATTGATCAATGATTATGAGAAGACACATGCTTCAACAATCGCTGTTATGAAAGTTCCTGAAAAAGATGTTTCAAAATATGGTGTAATCGAACCAGATGGAGAACATGCTCCAGGACTATACAATGTTAAGAACTTTGTTGAAAAGCCAAGTGTTGAGGAAGCACCAAGTAATCTAGCTATTATTGGTCGTTATCTATTAACTCCTGAGATTTTTGATCTATTAAGAACTCAAAAACCAGGTGCTGGTAACGAAATCCAACTAACTGATGCAATTGATCGTATGAATAAGATCCAACGTGTATTTGCACATGAATTCAAAGGTCAAAGATACGATGTCGGTAATAAATTTGGATATGTTAAGACAAATATTGAATACGGATTAACTCATCCAGAAGTTAAGGATGAACTTAAAAAATATATTTTAGATTTAAGCAAGAAACTTCAAGCCGAAGATAATAAAGGCAAGAAGCCTACTAAGTAGTTAACCTAATAAAATACGATCATCGCTGACTCTGAATCCAAAGAGTTGGTGATGATCTTTTTTTGTGTCAAAAAATATGGGCAGTTCATAATATTCTTTTTTATTAATAAGTAAAAGAAATTCCCAGTTTTTAATACCGTTTAATTTACTTGAAGTCTTCAAATAAACACCGCTTGATTCTATCTCAAGATCTACGACGGAGTAGTTTTGTTTGTTATCTTCAATAAATATTCGATTATTTCTGTTAAAATCATTTAACAATAAGATTAAATCAATGATTCGCATAAGTTAAACTCCATAGTTTTTGATTGTAATTATTTATCAGTTAAATTACTATTAAGTCTTAGAGTAATTCTACCAAATATGAGAGGGTACTAAAAAATGAATCCAGTTGTAATTATAGATGCAAAAAGAACTGCAATTGGCAAGTTCCGTGGTGAATTTGCTGACGTTTCAGCAGTTGAATTAGGAACGCAGTTAGTAAAAAAAATGCTAAAGAAAAATAAGATCGATCCAAAATCTGTCGATCAGTTCATTTTTGGTAATGTATACCAAGCAGGAGCTGGGCAAAACCCCGCTAGACAAGTCGCACTCAACGCTTTGGGTAGTGTTGAATCCACAGCAATGACGATCAACCAAGTCTGCGGTTCAGGCTTGAAGGCTATCCATGAAGCTACAAACGCATTACTTTTGGGTGATGCAGAGATCATCGTGGCAGGTGGTATTGAAAGCATGTCAAATGCTCCCTTTTACGCCAAACGTGTTGGTAAATTGGAAGCCAGTGAGAATAAGGGTGATACTTTATTCCGCGATGGTTTATGGGATGCCTTTAATAATCAACATATGGGTATTACAGCCGAAAATGTAGCCCAAAAATATGCGGTAACTAGACAGCAACAAGATCAATTCGCCTATGCTTCACAACAAAAGGCCGCTTCATCAATTGATGAATTATCAAAAGAAATTATCCCTATTGATGTAGATGGTGAAGAGATCACTAAAGATGAGTCAATCAGGCCCAATACCACTTTGAAGAAAATGTCAGAATTAAAACCAGCTTTTGAGGAGAATGGAACTGTCACAGCAGGTAATTCATCTCCACTAAACGATGGTGCCGCTGCTTTGATCATGATGAGAAAAGACTTGGCCGATAGTTTAGGATTAGATTATATTGCTGAGATCACTGGCTATACCGAAGTAGGAATCAATCCTAACTTCATGGGATATGCACCATATTTTGCAATTAAGAAGTATGCTGAAAAGTTCAAGGTAGACTTAGATGATATTGATTTATATGAAATAAATGAAGCTTTTGCATCACAGGCCTTTGCTGTGACTCGTGACCTCAATCTTCCAGCTAAAAAAGTGAATATCTATGGTGGCGGAATTGCTTTGGGTCATCCACTTGGTGCAACCGGTGCTAGATTAATTGTCTCACTGATCAATGCATTACAAAATACTAATCAACAAACAGGTATCGCTTCGTTGTGCATTGGTGGCGGAATGGGTATGGCACTAGGAATAAAATTGCCATGAAATTATACGAAATGTCCGATGACCAACGCATCCAATATCTAGTTAATAATAACTATATCGACTTGGAGCAAGCACTTTTATTAAAGTCACGAAATCCCTTATCTAGAGATTTATCTGATAGCTTGAGTGAGAATCAAGTTGGTCTATTTGGTTTGCCTTATGGATTTGCGAGTGATTTTTTGATCAACGGCAAGGACTATCTGGTACCTATGTCTATTGAAGAGCCTTCAGTTATCGCTGCGGCTTCAAATGGAGCGAAACGAATCAAAAATAGTGGCGGATTTACGGTCACATCAAGTCAACACATTGTGTATGGCCAAATTGTCTTGGAGAATACGTCAAATACGCTAGATATTCTGGAGAGCAAACGGGATGAAATACTACAAATAATTGATAATGCTCATCCCAGTTTAATAAAACGTGGTGGCGGTAGTCGTTCACTAGAATTCATTGATTATGGAGATATGCTAGAAATAGAAATAGGCATTGATACAGTGGATGCAATGGGAGCTAATCTAGTTAATACTATTCTTGAAGTAACGAGCTCTGAGGTATCCAAAATGACCTCGTGTGACGTATTATGTAGTATCTTGTCCAATAGTGGAGCTGGTCAAGTAGTTGAAGTACAAGCTGATGTATCATTTGACCAATTAGCTACTAAACAAATGTCTGGTAGTGAAGTTGCTGACAGGATCATACGGTTGAATAAATTTGCCAAAAGATCGATCAAACGTGCTGTCACTCACAATAAAGGCATTATGAACGGAATCGATGCTGTCGTAGTCGCTAGTGGGAATGACTTCCGTGCTCAAGAGGCCGCAAGTCATGAGTTCGCATCACAAAGTGGCAAGTATCAACCCTTAAGTGAGTGGAAGCTAGTCGATGATCATCTGCATGGTAGTTTAACGATTCCAATCGAGGTTGGAAGTGTTGGTGGAGCAGTCAGCTCAATGCCCATGGCACAACTTAGTTTGTCTATAATGAAAATAAAAAATAGCCAAGAATTACGTTTTGTGATTGGCTCAGTGGGTTTAGCCAACAACTTATCTGCACTAAGAGCACTAGTTACAACGGGAATACAGGCTGGTCATATGAGCCTTCAAAGTAAGTCTTTGGCTATTTCTGCTGGAGCTATTGGAGAAGAGATCGAAAAAGTAGCCACTGAATTAAATAAACAGAAGAATTATTCACTTGCTAATGCAAAAAAGATTCTTAAAGAATTGAGGAATTAATAATGGATATTGGTATTGATAGACTTGGTTTTTATGTACCCCAAAAATATATTGATTTAGTTGAATTGGCGAATGAACGTGATGTTGATCCAAATAAATTCACAATTGGAATTGGACAGAGTAAACAAGCGGTACCTGATTTATATCAAGATGCTGTGACTATGGCACTTGAGTCTGCAGATCAAGTAGTAAATGAGGACAACCGAGAAGATATTGGTTTGGTGATTGTTGGAACAGAGAGTAGTGTTGATGAATCAAAGGCTAGTGCTACTTATTTGGTTGATCTGTTAGATCTTCCAGAAGATGTTAGAGCCTTTGAGATTAAAGAGGCCTGCTATGGCGCTACTGCAGGATTACAAATGGCATATAATTTTGTTGCCATGAATCCAGATAAAAAAGCTCTAGTCGTTGCCAGTGACATTGCACGCTATGGCATCAATACTCCCGGTGAAGTCACTCAAGGTGCTGGTTCTGTGGCAATGTTGATCAGTAAAGATCCACATATTTTAAAACTTGATAATAAGTCAGTTTATATGACACGTAACGTTGGTGATTTCTGGCGTCCAGTATTTTCTAAAACCGCCTTTGCTCGTGGCAAGTATTCAAACGAAGTGTATGTCGACTTTTTCAAAACGCTTTGGGAAAAATTCCAGACTAAGTATGATATGACTGTCCAAGATTTTGATACGATGTTATTTCATATTCCTTACACTAAGATGGGACTTAAGGCACTACGTACATTGGATGGGAATATTCCTGATGCTAAATATAAAGAGTTGGAAGAACATTATCAATCAAGTATTGAGATCAGTCGTAACGTTGGTAATCTGTATACCGGTTCATTGTATTTGGGATTGATATCTTATTTGATCAATGGGGATGTTAAACCAAATGAACATCTAATGTTATTCAGTTACGGATCAGGTGCTGTTGGTGAAATATATAGTGCAGAAATCAAGTCTGATTATAAAAAGTATTTGGATATTGAATATATTAAGAAAGAATTAAATGATAGAAAAAAAATAAGTATTTCTGATTATGAAGATATTTTTGAAAAAGAAGTCGAAAACGGCGATGTGACAGCAATCTCTGATGTTCATGACAAGTTTTATTTAAGTGAAATCAAAGAAAATGAAAGACTCTATAAAAAGTTAGAGTAAAATGTTGCAAACGATTACATTAGATGGTATATTAAAGACGTGGTAAAGATGAAATGCCTGGAACTGTAGCCCTAAAAGATTTGATGCTAATTAAAAATTTTTAACTGTTTCCGTTAGGAGG
This region includes:
- the galU gene encoding UTP--glucose-1-phosphate uridylyltransferase GalU, with protein sequence MKVRKAIIPAAGLGTRFLPATKALAKEMLPIVDKPTIQFIVEEAKASGIEDILIITGKNKRSIEDHFDAAPELEQNLESKNKTDLLKIVQGTTDLGVNLYYSRQAHPNGLGDAVEQAQSFISGEPFVVMLGDDLMTDKIPLTKQLINDYEKTHASTIAVMKVPEKDVSKYGVIEPDGEHAPGLYNVKNFVEKPSVEEAPSNLAIIGRYLLTPEIFDLLRTQKPGAGNEIQLTDAIDRMNKIQRVFAHEFKGQRYDVGNKFGYVKTNIEYGLTHPEVKDELKKYILDLSKKLQAEDNKGKKPTK
- a CDS encoding thiolase family protein, with translation MNPVVIIDAKRTAIGKFRGEFADVSAVELGTQLVKKMLKKNKIDPKSVDQFIFGNVYQAGAGQNPARQVALNALGSVESTAMTINQVCGSGLKAIHEATNALLLGDAEIIVAGGIESMSNAPFYAKRVGKLEASENKGDTLFRDGLWDAFNNQHMGITAENVAQKYAVTRQQQDQFAYASQQKAASSIDELSKEIIPIDVDGEEITKDESIRPNTTLKKMSELKPAFEENGTVTAGNSSPLNDGAAALIMMRKDLADSLGLDYIAEITGYTEVGINPNFMGYAPYFAIKKYAEKFKVDLDDIDLYEINEAFASQAFAVTRDLNLPAKKVNIYGGGIALGHPLGATGARLIVSLINALQNTNQQTGIASLCIGGGMGMALGIKLP
- a CDS encoding hydroxymethylglutaryl-CoA reductase, degradative; translation: MKLYEMSDDQRIQYLVNNNYIDLEQALLLKSRNPLSRDLSDSLSENQVGLFGLPYGFASDFLINGKDYLVPMSIEEPSVIAAASNGAKRIKNSGGFTVTSSQHIVYGQIVLENTSNTLDILESKRDEILQIIDNAHPSLIKRGGGSRSLEFIDYGDMLEIEIGIDTVDAMGANLVNTILEVTSSEVSKMTSCDVLCSILSNSGAGQVVEVQADVSFDQLATKQMSGSEVADRIIRLNKFAKRSIKRAVTHNKGIMNGIDAVVVASGNDFRAQEAASHEFASQSGKYQPLSEWKLVDDHLHGSLTIPIEVGSVGGAVSSMPMAQLSLSIMKIKNSQELRFVIGSVGLANNLSALRALVTTGIQAGHMSLQSKSLAISAGAIGEEIEKVATELNKQKNYSLANAKKILKELRN
- a CDS encoding hydroxymethylglutaryl-CoA synthase, with protein sequence MDIGIDRLGFYVPQKYIDLVELANERDVDPNKFTIGIGQSKQAVPDLYQDAVTMALESADQVVNEDNREDIGLVIVGTESSVDESKASATYLVDLLDLPEDVRAFEIKEACYGATAGLQMAYNFVAMNPDKKALVVASDIARYGINTPGEVTQGAGSVAMLISKDPHILKLDNKSVYMTRNVGDFWRPVFSKTAFARGKYSNEVYVDFFKTLWEKFQTKYDMTVQDFDTMLFHIPYTKMGLKALRTLDGNIPDAKYKELEEHYQSSIEISRNVGNLYTGSLYLGLISYLINGDVKPNEHLMLFSYGSGAVGEIYSAEIKSDYKKYLDIEYIKKELNDRKKISISDYEDIFEKEVENGDVTAISDVHDKFYLSEIKENERLYKKLE